GGTAGAGTTTTGGTGGTGTAATGTAACATTGtagacattttttatattattattgtttgaaaatctatttattttttggttgtttttatttaatatcagACAGTAGAGTGTACTGTAGTAAACATAATTTGTTGAAATGATTAATCATTTAGATGATAAACCTGTTGACTGgttgatttttttattgattaattacttaattaaataACTGATTGTTTGAACAATGTTCaatgttcatttatattttacagGTCATGGCCATGGCTGCTTTCCTGATAGCTTTGGTGCAAATGGCTCTGTTGCTACCAGCTTTTGGAGGAGCATATTATGGGCACAAGCCACATCCTCAGCAACACCAACCTATACCGCAGATGACTCACCTGGGCATGGGAAAGGATATACAACACATGCCATATCCACATTACAGAAAAGATATACCTATGCACCTCAACAAAGGCAAAGAGTTCAAAGGTATGAACACTTTTTGATCTTAGAAAATCTGGGTCCTGTTTCTTTGTTTACCTGTTTCTGACCCTGCGTTTTCTTTACAAAGGTGAGACCATTCCCCAAGGTGAACAGGGTACTCCAGGAGAAATTGGACCTCAAGGGCCCCCTGGCCCACCTGGACCCCAAGGACATCCTGGACCAAAAGGTATTGGTATGCAAGGCCCTCCTGGAAAGCCAGGGCCTTCTGGTTCTCCAGGATTTCCTGCCGTTGGTAAGCCAGGAATGCCAGGTATGCCAGGAAAGCCAGGAGGTATTGGTCAGCCTGGGCAGCAAGGTGGACAGGGACCCAGAGGTGCAGAGGGACAACCAGGCTTGACTGGGCCACCCGGACTCCCTGGACCCCCTGGCCTGCCTGGAATAGGAATGCCTGGTGGGCAAGGATTACGTGGACAGCCAGGAGGTAAAGGAGATTCAGGACATAAAGGTTTTCCTGGTCTACCAGGGTTACCTGGTCCTAAAGGAGACAGGGGAATAGGACAACCAGGCCCACCAGGGACCAAAGGGCAAGGTGGACCACCAGGACTCCCAGGGCAGGCAGGATTACCTGGAGTAGGTAAAAATGGTCTTCCTGGTGTGTCAGGTCCACCTGGTTTGCCAGGAAAAGCAGGACATCCTGGGGAGCCAGGTCCAGAGGGTCCACCTGGTGAACAGGGGCCACAAGGGCCACAAGGGTCCCCTGGTATTGGAAATCCAGGACAAAATGGATCCCCAGGCCAGCCAGGTGTGCCTGGTCACAAAGGATTATCAGGACCACCAGGGTTACCCGGAAAACCTGGATTACCTGGAATTGGCAAACCTGGATACCCTGGCCAAAAGGGTGACAAAGGAATTGGAGGACCATCTGGTGTTCCAGGACAAAAAGGAGACAAAGGTTATGGTGGTCAACCAGGTATAATGGGTCCACCAGGTCCAACTGGTCCTTCAGGCCCTACAGGACCAGTCGGGCCCCCAGGTGAAATTGGCAGTACAGGACTAAAAGGAGAAGGAGGTGCAGAAGGAGCCAAAGGCGATCCAGGACCTATGGGGCAACCAGGTCCCCCAGGTTTTTCTGGCCAACCAGGCCTCCAAGGTGAGGATGGAGAATCTGGGCCTAGAGGGCTACTTGGACCTATTGGTCCCAAAGGAGAAGGAGGACAAAGAGGTCTACCTGGTCCTCCTGGTCAAACTGGCCTACCTGGTCAGAAAGGAGAACCTGGCAAGTATGGTATTGAAGGACCTCAAGGTCCTAAAGGAATTCCAGGACTTGCAGGGCCAGGAGGACCAATTGGACCTCCAGGACCTGCTGGGCCAAAAGGAGAAGTTGGTCCACAAGGTCAAGTTGGTCCACCTGGTGAAGGCAACACTGGTGTCCCTGGTCCTCTTGGACCTCCAGGTCCACCTGGCCCAAATGGCCCCCCAGGTCAACCAGGAAATCCAGGTCTCCCAGGACCTCCTGGACCCCCAGGTCCACCACTTTCCCCTGATCTGATGGGTGTTCTTCCTGAGATGGGCCCAGCCCTGGATGGTATGAAAACTGGTGGGTATAAGAAAGGGAAGTATGCAGGTGGAGGTGATATGATGGGTGCCAATGGTTTGGAGATGCCTGCTTTTACTGCCCAACTGACCACACCATTCCCTCCAGTTGGCACACCAATAGTTTTTGACAAAATGCTGTATAATGGGCGTCAGAATTACAACCCTCAGACAGGTGTGTTCACCTGTGACCTCCCAGGAATTTACTACTTCACCTATCATGTGCACTGCAAGGGTGCCAATGTCTGGGTGGGGCTCCACAGGAATGGGGAGCCAGTCATGTACACATATGATGAGTACAAGAAGGGAATCCTGGATCAAGCATCCGGGAGTGCTGTAATTCCATTACAACCAGGAGACACGGTTTACTTACAATTACCATCTGACCAGGCGGCTGGATTTTATGCAGGACAGTATGTCCACTCCTCCTTCTCTGGCTTTTTACTATACCCAATGTAAACAGCAAGAATAAATGAGAAATAAATTGAAGGAGAAATTGTAAAGGATGGACTGGCATTGAATTTGAAACTTTAATAAAATGTCAGTATTTTTCGGTACATTCATACAGGAAAGAAAGAAGATGACCCATAGAAACAGCTTTTTTAAATGCAACCCAACTATATTTATCTACAGACTGTACGAGTATATGAAATGGTAAATAACAGAGTACTGTATCTATAAAGATACGACTACCTGCACAAAGACCtgtaaaacaaataatcaatgcaCCACCAAATTTAAAGAGAGATTTTTTGAAAAGATTGTACTTGGAATGCATTTGTTGTCCAACAGgtatacatgctttaaaatgtttaaacttttcACGTTATTGTATGTCACTGTGATATTTAAATGATAACAAAACTAACATATATTATTtcagaatgacatgaaaaatggcggttttaattttttttttcacatataaaatttttcctttttttatcaatgattttttttaatgttataggTTTTTCACACCTGTAATATTGTAACACAAGCTCTGCATGAACTGCAACCAATTTCTGATTAGATAAAgagttgtttgtgtatgtgtgtgtgcgtgagtatgTATGtagatgtttgtgtgtatgtatgtgtgctcaATCCGTAATAATCTGTTATTGAATTGTTTTCTAGTAGATTGTCTTTCTTGCCCGCCCAcaaaattattacaattttaaactCATTTGTATGAAAACCACTCCTGTTTCTAGAATGAACAATCATCATAATGATTATTCAGTGCTTAACTTATACATAGTCTCATTCAAACTCAAACATTTAAATCTCAGTCATGAGCTGAATTCAGTGGCTAGCTTTTCACTTGAAAATATACCTTTATATTTCATAGCTGTTGTTTGACTACTAACAGTCTTACAGGCAAATCTctgttttagatatgtttgtcacTTTTACAGCAACAGTGTTAAACTTGTAAAATAcagtgaaaaatatgtttgaggtttccctctcttttaatttccctttattttttgtgtattttctgtgattttttttaaataaagctggTTTACATCCAAACTCATATTTTAAATGATTGCATTAACTATTAATACATGAAATAACagcatatttctttaaaaaaaaaaaaaatcacctaatTATGATTACATCATAATTAACTCTACTGACCCTCTTTAACTCTACTGACCCACCGGCAGGTCAGTGGACAAGCCAGAAGCATGCAATGAGTCTCAATACACAAGTCACTCATATGAGGTACTATTTAAAAGCTTATAATCTGAATTTTCATAGAACACCAACATTTGTAAAActtttgttattaataaaataacaaaataaaatcaggTTGCAAATGAGTGCCACCTACAAGTGAGTATGTAGAAATaagaataactttttttttttacacatagcAATTAAATAGgtaagtcatatatcaaatgaaagcttatTCTCATGAATGTGACTATACTGTTGCCCTAACAACATTCTCTagtttagggctgggcgatatggcaaaaaatattatcataatattctttttcatatcattcggtatcgatatttatcactgtaaagcagttcaatggaaaggagaaggcgagaaccagcctgatgatataaataatatttttaatgataaacttaaacaaaagacacaaacaaacacatgacagacatgtccgtaaactatctctctctcccgcgccatcctctgcagtcggcctttatccctctcaaaggcttgattagcctgataagggaccgggtgtgtagaatcatgacccggcctcgccctccgccctgccacaatcatgatattgaatcacatttgcaaatttttttgaatttccaaaaaaagaagagaaaacaaaattctAAAAAGCTACTTGCGGTAACAAGCGAAACGTTTAATCTGCTTGGGAAAActatttcagagtcagtcagaataaaatcaaatgtttacaatttattgaccaggtaaatagaacaataattcaaaatccaattcatcaaatataataacaacaattcgCAAATCGaggaatttatagaaatatttacctGGCAACGAGAACTACACACAGCGATCGTGTGGGAAGTCTGCCTACAGACTCCTCAAACCTTTTGCCAATTTTCCTTAAAaaccagataattcaatatgcttaccaaattgtggtgtctgtcattataattagattttggtcccctattgaggggttcacaactgtgggatcagaatttgtaattgaatgggttcttgattcctgtagatttacatacaggaggtagtttgtatggaggatctgggggagggcacacctttaaggggcacaccacatttctcatattttataacttcttttcgCTTTTATTATGTCTGGGAgtatgagaccagtttaccaggcgcactgagacactttaaatggtaccaaacatgtatatttactttttgtacacacttaacattgcataggtttttagtgagctttaagtgagggcGAGATGATGAGACTGTAGAATTGAGGTGCGAGCTGCACTGTGTTGtgtctcggatgttgctgttacataggCAAGAGAGAGTTCAAATGCACCCGCCTTAcaaggggtatctccagagagaaacttttgaaaatgtaaaagtctgaatggaccatttttctattttcattaaagtgagaaagattAGGCTACAAACAAGTAActattttgtctttcatccttgtcagagatgatgacatcccTTGGTCCCGTCGCATTGGCTGACCAGGACCGTCCAacttggctatgcgattcagtttgcccCGCCCGCTGGTACGGATGTACCGGCGGGTGGGGCCTCGAGGTTGGGCGGAGCTGGAGGCGCCACGTTGAGGGGGCTAGAGCCCCGAGTGGCCATGCTGAGTTGtgagacatcgaagcacttacctggatCCGGGTACCCACCATAGGACCAGTCAGCGATGGGGGAGAAGGGGAACCGTACTCGTAATCCGTCACAACCACCCAGGCATGGGTGT
The Xyrauchen texanus isolate HMW12.3.18 chromosome 14, RBS_HiC_50CHRs, whole genome shotgun sequence genome window above contains:
- the LOC127655116 gene encoding collagen alpha-1(VIII) chain-like; translated protein: MAMAAFLIALVQMALLLPAFGGAYYGHKPHPQQHQPIPQMTHLGMGKDIQHMPYPHYRKDIPMHLNKGKEFKGETIPQGEQGTPGEIGPQGPPGPPGPQGHPGPKGIGMQGPPGKPGPSGSPGFPAVGKPGMPGMPGKPGGIGQPGQQGGQGPRGAEGQPGLTGPPGLPGPPGLPGIGMPGGQGLRGQPGGKGDSGHKGFPGLPGLPGPKGDRGIGQPGPPGTKGQGGPPGLPGQAGLPGVGKNGLPGVSGPPGLPGKAGHPGEPGPEGPPGEQGPQGPQGSPGIGNPGQNGSPGQPGVPGHKGLSGPPGLPGKPGLPGIGKPGYPGQKGDKGIGGPSGVPGQKGDKGYGGQPGIMGPPGPTGPSGPTGPVGPPGEIGSTGLKGEGGAEGAKGDPGPMGQPGPPGFSGQPGLQGEDGESGPRGLLGPIGPKGEGGQRGLPGPPGQTGLPGQKGEPGKYGIEGPQGPKGIPGLAGPGGPIGPPGPAGPKGEVGPQGQVGPPGEGNTGVPGPLGPPGPPGPNGPPGQPGNPGLPGPPGPPGPPLSPDLMGVLPEMGPALDGMKTGGYKKGKYAGGGDMMGANGLEMPAFTAQLTTPFPPVGTPIVFDKMLYNGRQNYNPQTGVFTCDLPGIYYFTYHVHCKGANVWVGLHRNGEPVMYTYDEYKKGILDQASGSAVIPLQPGDTVYLQLPSDQAAGFYAGQYVHSSFSGFLLYPM